In a single window of the Littorina saxatilis isolate snail1 linkage group LG3, US_GU_Lsax_2.0, whole genome shotgun sequence genome:
- the LOC138962457 gene encoding 26S proteasome non-ATPase regulatory subunit 13-like, which yields MPRDVSSYLAEQQRKSTGEPASDWAELEDYYNKKLWHQLTLKLSAFVKTPVFAKGDTLVKLYENFITDFEHRINPLALTEICVLVVKQIQEPKQAVEFMEKLKEKVKSSDEAKILCMTTIGNIRLKNKDFENVKTVIEESQGILDALDGVTSVHSRFYELTSNYHKLLGNHADYYKEALRFLGCMKLEEIPSGEQAERAFNLGLAAVLGEGVYNFGELLAHDILLSLKNTDKDWLVDLLYAFNSGNITKFDDLKKSWGGQPDLAAAELQMRQKISLLCLMEMTFQRPATDRQLTFNIVAQTARIPPNEVELLVMKALSLGLVKGCIDEVEQRIHMTWVQPRVLDLQQVAVIQNRLQLWSEDVRQMECLLEDNAQDILT from the exons ATGCCGAGAGACGTTTCTTCTTATTTAGCTGAACAACAGCGAAAGAGTACTGGAGAGCCTGCTTCAGACTGGGCAGAGTTAGAGGACTACTATAACAAGAA ATTATGGCACCAGCTGACACTGAAACTGAGTGCATTTGTCAAGACACCAGTGTTTGCAAAGGGAGACACTTTGGTAAAG CTGTACGAAAACTTCATTACAGACTTTGAACACAG AATCAACCCACTAGCACTCACAGAAATATGCGTACTTGTGGTGAAACAAATCCAAG AGCCAAAGCAAGCTGTGGAGTTCATGGAAAAGCTGAAGGAGAAG GTCAAGTCAAGTGATGAAGCAAAAATTCTTTGCATGACAACAATTGGAAACATCCGTctgaaaaacaaagactttgAAAATGTCAAG ACTGTTATCGAGGAATCTCAAGGTATTCTGGACGCTCTGGATGGAGTAACTTCAGTACACAGTCGCTTTTATGAGCTGACATCCAACTACCACAAACTGCTGGGCAACCATGCAGATTATTACAAGGAGGCTTTACGTTTCCTGGGCTGCATGAAGCTAGAAGAAATTCCTA GCGGAGAGCAGGCAGAGAGAGCCTTCAACCTGGGTCTGGCGGCTGTACTGGGAGAGGGCGTCTACAACTTTGGAGAACTG CTTGCCCATGATATTCTCCTGTCACTGAAGAACACAGACAAAGACTGGCTCGTGGATCTCTTGTATGCCTTCAACAGCGGCAACATCACCAAGTTTGATGACCTCAAGAAATCTTGGGGCGGACAG CCTGATCTGGCAGCTGCGGAACTGCAAATGAGACAGAAGATATCTCTGCTGTGTCTGATGGAG ATGACCTTTCAACGTCCAGCCACAGACCGGCAGCTGACATTCAATATTGTGGCTCAGACAGCCAGGATCCCTCCCAATGAG GTGGAGTTACTGGTGATGAAAGCCCTGAGTCTGGGACTGGTCAAGGGCTGCATTGATGAGGTGGAGCAACGCATACACATGACCTGGGTGCAACCTCGGGTCCTCGACCTTCAACAG GTGGCTGTCATCCAGAATCGCCTGCAACTGTGGTCAGAGGATGTGAGACAGATGGAATGCTTGCTAGAAGACAACGCCCAAGATATTTTGACATAG